DNA from Scheffersomyces stipitis CBS 6054 chromosome 1, whole genome shotgun sequence:
CTCTGCTGATCTCTACCAGTTGGAGCTCTTGACCGACTCCGAGTTGATCACCTTCACTAGAAAACAAAACTCACAATCCTGGAAGGGTAGGTTGTCTGCTGACGATTACGTCATTAGAGAAACGGTGTTGGGCAAGTCCAAAATGATCTCCCACAGTACCAATAAGTTGTTGGTATTTATGTTAAAGAAGAGAGGAGACGATACACCATTGAGTTCTATCGAATTGCTCATCAGAGACGGCTGGAGATTTGACTACGTAGATGGAAAAACTACCCAGAGGACTGTCTCGACAGGATGCATTGGTGGTGTCTTCACCTATCCTGAAAACAGAGGCAAAGGCTATGCCCGTATCATGGTCGATAAACTTGTAGATATAGCTGTAAAGGAGTACTTGGGCCCAGATGGCTTTGTATTCTTGTATTCGGAAGTGGGCGAATACTATGCTAAAAACGGTTTCAAATCCTTCCCTGTGGATTTGGTCAATATTCCACTTCAGAATGTAGAAGCCATCGAAACTGAAGTCAGTGCAAACGTTTCGCCTATAAGCTACCATCAATTTGCTCCTTATTTGATGTCGCACAACAAGCAGGTTCGTCGCAAAATTGCAGCCAAAGTGGATGATGATCATTTGTCGAGGGTTACGTTGGTGCCTAATTCTGATATTGTAGACTGGTTTCATTTAAGAAGCAAGTACATCAGCTACAAGATGTTCCATGAAAAGAATGATAATGAGAGAATCGATTTCGTAAAGGAATCGTATGAACAAATAACCAAAAAATTTGACTCCCTCCAGCCCAACCACTTTGGTTTGGAACTCAAAGATGACAGCGGCAATCTTGTAGGCTACATTGTCTGGACCTACGATTGGTCCAATATGGAGGAAAATTATGCTACCGTTTTGAACATTTACGTTGCTGACGGTTAtgacagagaagaaaagtcccttgtcttgttgaagttgttaaGAAAGCATCTCCTTACCAACTCTGACAACGAAGGCCAAACCACCACGAAGATAGTCATTTGGGAATCAGAAGTTTCAACCTCTGTATTGAACTTCCTCACTCTGAAATG
Protein-coding regions in this window:
- the LYC1 gene encoding Lysine acetyltransferase (Lysine N(6)-acetyltransferase) (LAT) (putative lysine acetyltransferase (Lysine N(6)-acetyltransferase) (LAT)), which encodes MPSPDSADLYQLELLTDSELITFTRKQNSQSWKGRLSADDYVIRETVLGKSKMISHSTNKLLVFMLKKRGDDTPLSSIELLIRDGWRFDYVDGKTTQRTVSTGCIGGVFTYPENRGKGYARIMVDKLVDIAVKEYLGPDGFVFLYSEVGEYYAKNGFKSFPVDLVNIPLQNVEAIETEVSANVSPISYHQFAPYLMSHNKQVRRKIAAKVDDDHLSRVTLVPNSDIVDWFHLRSKYISYKMFHEKNDNERIDFVKESYEQITKKFDSLQPNHFGLELKDDSGNLVGYIVWTYDWSNMEENYATVLNIYVADGYDREEKSLVLLKLLRKHLLTNSDNEGQTTTKIVIWESEVSTSVLNFLTSKWCSKSGLENGSRSAILINDPSSQQKLLDGSLIWDYNDKLSWF